A single window of Pseudomonadota bacterium DNA harbors:
- the carB gene encoding carbamoyl-phosphate synthase large subunit — protein sequence MPRRNDIKSILLIGSGPIVIGQACEFDYSGTQAIKALKNEGYRVILVNSNPATIMTDPEFADRTYIEPITADFVEEIIRIERPDAVLPTMGGQTALNIALELDERGVFERYGCELIGAKIDAIKTAEDRDLFKKAMDQIGLESARSIIATSIGEAEDAAKKLGYPLVLRPSRTLGGTGSGIVYAPDELHRKVAIALAASPNREVLVEESLLGWKEVELEVMRDLKDNVVIVCGIENFDPMGVHTGDSITVAPIQTLTDKEYQLLRDAAIKVIRRIGVDTGGSNVQFALNPTNGRIIVIEMNPRVSRSSALASKATGFPIAKIAAKLAVGYTLDEIPNDITRETPACFEPSIDYVVVKIPRFNFEKFPMADRALGTQMKSVGEVLSFGATFKEALQKAICSMELDTYGFDRFKLTKDLGRGELLEACSIGAPDRLWLVGEAFRAGFSMRELFQATKIDPWFLGEIEEIIQQEQQLSGTKFATLSADELRELKSQGFSDRRIAGLTQSREIEVRARRRQFGIKPSFRKVDTCAAEFVANTPYLYSTYGGVSEAPPTDKKKIIILGAGPNRIGQGIEFDYCCVHAAMALKADGYETIMVNCNPETVSTDYDTSDRLYFEPLTVESVMNIVDREQPYGVIVQFGGQTPLRISGELAALGVPVIGTSVDSIDAAEDRERFSALVEALKLKQPQYATARSTEEALKAARKVGFPLMIRPSFVLGGRAMRVIYSEEEVLSYMHEGVEVSHDRPVLLDRFLDGAIEVDVDAVSDGKQVMIAGVMEHIEPAGIHSGDSSCCLPPQTLSREIIEELKRQARLLAAELQVVGLMNIQFAVAKGGEIYILEVNPRASRTVPFVSKATGIPWAKVASRVMAGKSLKEIGVRECEPKGYVSVKASVFPFSKFPGVDTILGPEMKSTGEVMGLHTNFGGAFAKSQFAANITLPTKGAVFLSIKEEDKEGLGAIVERLAKLGFSIIATKGTAQYLTKMGFRVEIVNKVRDGSPHVVDKLGRGELVLVINTPEGGSKPNMDSKSIRIVANELRIPTYTTIAAAGAVSQALEMVKDSSFLTVKALQDYYEIN from the coding sequence ATGCCAAGAAGAAACGATATAAAATCGATATTGCTTATAGGCTCTGGGCCGATAGTAATCGGACAGGCGTGTGAGTTCGATTATTCGGGCACACAGGCCATTAAGGCTCTGAAGAACGAGGGGTATCGGGTCATCCTTGTTAACTCGAATCCGGCAACTATAATGACCGATCCTGAGTTTGCAGACAGGACCTATATCGAGCCGATTACGGCTGATTTCGTAGAAGAGATCATTAGGATTGAGCGTCCAGACGCTGTGCTTCCGACTATGGGGGGGCAAACTGCGCTTAACATTGCGCTGGAGCTAGATGAGCGTGGGGTATTTGAACGCTACGGCTGTGAGCTGATCGGCGCCAAGATAGACGCTATCAAGACAGCAGAAGATAGAGATCTATTTAAAAAAGCGATGGATCAGATCGGGCTAGAGTCGGCGCGCTCGATAATTGCAACCTCTATTGGGGAGGCTGAAGATGCGGCCAAGAAGCTCGGATATCCATTGGTGCTACGGCCCTCTCGTACGCTTGGTGGAACGGGGAGCGGTATTGTATATGCGCCAGATGAGCTGCACCGTAAGGTTGCGATAGCGTTGGCAGCGAGTCCTAACCGTGAGGTTCTGGTTGAGGAGTCGTTGCTTGGTTGGAAGGAGGTCGAGCTTGAGGTCATGCGCGATCTTAAGGACAACGTTGTGATCGTCTGTGGTATTGAGAACTTCGATCCGATGGGGGTTCATACCGGAGATTCGATCACAGTTGCACCGATTCAGACCCTGACAGACAAGGAGTATCAGTTACTGCGCGATGCGGCCATCAAGGTAATTCGTCGGATCGGTGTTGATACCGGTGGATCGAACGTGCAGTTTGCGCTTAATCCAACTAACGGTCGCATAATTGTAATCGAGATGAACCCACGTGTTTCGCGCAGCTCAGCGCTGGCATCAAAGGCGACCGGATTTCCTATTGCAAAGATCGCAGCCAAGCTAGCTGTTGGATATACCTTAGATGAGATTCCTAACGATATCACACGCGAAACGCCGGCCTGTTTTGAGCCCTCAATTGATTACGTTGTGGTAAAGATCCCGCGCTTTAACTTTGAAAAATTTCCGATGGCTGACCGCGCGCTCGGAACTCAGATGAAATCGGTAGGAGAGGTGCTTTCGTTCGGTGCGACATTTAAAGAGGCGCTGCAAAAAGCGATCTGCTCAATGGAGCTTGATACCTACGGATTCGATCGTTTCAAACTGACCAAGGATCTCGGCCGTGGTGAGTTGCTTGAGGCCTGTTCGATCGGTGCGCCAGACCGTCTATGGCTTGTTGGAGAGGCCTTCCGCGCTGGGTTCTCGATGCGCGAGCTGTTCCAGGCAACTAAGATTGATCCCTGGTTCCTGGGGGAGATTGAGGAGATTATTCAACAGGAGCAGCAGCTCTCTGGTACTAAATTTGCGACACTTTCAGCGGATGAGCTACGCGAGTTAAAGTCTCAGGGCTTCTCCGATCGTAGAATTGCGGGACTGACGCAGAGTCGTGAGATAGAGGTCCGCGCAAGACGAAGGCAGTTCGGTATTAAGCCCTCCTTTAGGAAGGTCGATACCTGTGCGGCGGAGTTCGTTGCAAATACCCCCTATCTATACTCAACCTATGGCGGAGTATCAGAGGCGCCCCCTACCGATAAAAAGAAGATCATTATTTTAGGTGCAGGGCCTAACCGTATCGGACAGGGTATTGAATTTGACTACTGTTGTGTTCACGCAGCGATGGCGCTTAAAGCCGATGGTTATGAGACCATAATGGTAAACTGCAATCCTGAAACTGTTTCTACCGATTATGATACTAGCGATCGGCTCTACTTTGAGCCCCTGACCGTCGAGTCGGTAATGAATATAGTTGACCGTGAGCAGCCCTACGGTGTCATAGTTCAGTTCGGTGGGCAGACCCCTCTGCGCATATCAGGCGAGTTAGCGGCGCTCGGGGTGCCTGTAATCGGAACCTCCGTAGATTCAATTGATGCGGCAGAGGACCGCGAGCGCTTCTCTGCACTGGTGGAAGCTCTCAAATTAAAGCAGCCCCAATATGCAACGGCGCGTTCTACAGAGGAGGCGCTTAAGGCGGCCAGAAAGGTCGGATTTCCCCTTATGATTCGCCCCTCCTTCGTTCTTGGTGGTCGTGCGATGCGGGTTATCTACTCAGAGGAGGAGGTGCTTAGCTACATGCATGAGGGGGTCGAGGTATCACACGATCGGCCCGTTCTGCTTGATAGGTTTCTCGATGGCGCTATCGAGGTCGACGTTGACGCTGTCAGTGATGGCAAGCAGGTTATGATTGCAGGGGTGATGGAGCATATAGAGCCGGCCGGTATTCACTCCGGTGATAGCTCATGTTGCTTACCTCCACAGACGTTAAGTAGGGAAATAATTGAGGAGTTAAAGCGTCAGGCGCGGCTTTTAGCTGCAGAGCTGCAGGTCGTTGGATTGATGAACATCCAGTTTGCGGTGGCCAAGGGTGGAGAGATCTATATCCTTGAGGTTAATCCACGCGCATCAAGAACGGTGCCATTTGTCAGCAAGGCGACCGGCATTCCATGGGCCAAGGTTGCATCACGGGTGATGGCTGGAAAGAGTTTAAAAGAGATCGGGGTACGGGAGTGTGAGCCCAAGGGCTATGTTTCGGTCAAGGCCTCTGTTTTTCCGTTCAGTAAGTTTCCAGGGGTTGATACGATCCTTGGTCCTGAGATGAAGTCAACGGGAGAGGTGATGGGGTTGCACACCAACTTTGGTGGGGCCTTTGCAAAGAGCCAGTTTGCAGCAAACATTACGTTGCCTACTAAGGGCGCAGTGTTTCTCAGTATCAAGGAGGAGGATAAGGAGGGGTTGGGCGCCATCGTCGAACGCCTTGCAAAGCTTGGCTTCTCGATCATTGCGACGAAGGGCACCGCACAGTACCTAACGAAGATGGGTTTCAGGGTAGAGATAGTGAATAAGGTCAGGGATGGATCTCCGCACGTTGTCGACAAGCTTGGTAGGGGGGAGTTGGTGCTAGTTATCAATACTCCGGAGGGTGGTTCAAAGCCCAATATGGATTCAAAATCGATCAGAATTGTTGCGAACGAGCTCCGAATTCCAACCTACACAACCATCGCCGCTGCCGGGGCCGTCTCTCAGGCGCTAGAGATGGTAAAGGATAGCAGTTTTCTGACGGTAAAGGCGCTGCAGGATTACTACGAGATTAATTAG
- a CDS encoding bifunctional (p)ppGpp synthetase/guanosine-3',5'-bis(diphosphate) 3'-pyrophosphohydrolase, producing the protein MSFEQIAEAVKKYHPTPDLVTLKKAYDFAVECHAGQVRASGDPYFKHVEETALLVCQLKLDEPSVIASLLHDTIEDSEITREEIQKHFGPGVADIVEGVTKLTRIEFESREEKQAENFRKMLLAMAKDIRVVLVKLCDRLHNMRTLSFFSEDKQRRIATETQEIYAPLANRLGIHWLKSELEDLCLLYLRPEMHAQINQYITTTAPERDAYVERVTQEIQKQLAEAGVSAAVKGRGKHHYSIWQKMDRDKLSFEEVYDLLGFRVVVPTVRACYESLGVVHSTWKPVPGRFKDLIAMPKPNMYQSLHTTVIGPDGQRIEIQIRTPEMHRIAEEGIAAHWRYKEGEGAPTFDLQWVKELVETQQYLKNPDEFIQSVKGELYPEEVFIFTPKGDLVRLSSGATPVDFAYSVHTDVGHHTIGARVNGQMVSLEHVLSNGDTVEVITSKNHVPSKDWLKFVRSTKAKQRIRAFLKADENVRSLALGIEILSKDLRKVKLSVKKLEKDGRLLQVANDLGLKTEGELFAGVGYGRISTAKIIAKLLPEGTNVEEKLTATATPMQRIFQRAALSSRERIGVQVSGIDNILVRFAKCCEPLPGDRIVGFITHGRGVTVHNADCGQILNSDPQRRVDVNWDKVVKTSRRVRITVASQDQMGLLANVTQAITANGANITSAQIKTEHGRAAINFELVIDDAQQLHKIKRAIEMVPGVIKVERVRHLSPSSSADDMENDA; encoded by the coding sequence ATGTCCTTTGAGCAGATCGCTGAGGCTGTTAAAAAATATCATCCGACTCCGGATCTAGTTACCTTAAAAAAAGCATATGACTTTGCAGTCGAGTGCCACGCCGGACAGGTGCGTGCATCGGGTGATCCGTACTTTAAGCACGTCGAAGAAACGGCGCTGTTAGTATGTCAACTAAAGCTTGATGAGCCATCAGTAATTGCCTCTCTGCTGCACGATACGATTGAAGATAGTGAGATAACGCGAGAGGAGATTCAGAAACATTTCGGCCCAGGGGTGGCCGATATAGTTGAGGGGGTAACCAAGCTTACCCGTATTGAGTTTGAATCGCGCGAGGAAAAGCAGGCCGAGAACTTCCGTAAGATGCTGCTTGCGATGGCCAAGGATATCCGAGTGGTGCTGGTTAAGCTTTGCGACCGTCTGCACAACATGCGAACGCTCAGTTTTTTTAGCGAGGATAAGCAGCGGCGTATCGCAACCGAGACTCAAGAGATCTACGCACCACTGGCGAACAGGCTTGGTATTCACTGGCTGAAATCAGAGCTAGAGGATCTTTGTCTCCTTTATCTTCGTCCAGAGATGCATGCGCAGATTAATCAATACATTACAACGACAGCCCCAGAGCGTGATGCCTATGTTGAGCGCGTAACACAGGAGATTCAAAAGCAGCTTGCAGAGGCAGGGGTCTCAGCTGCAGTAAAGGGGCGCGGTAAGCACCATTACTCGATCTGGCAGAAGATGGATCGTGATAAACTCTCATTTGAAGAGGTCTACGATCTGCTTGGATTCAGGGTGGTGGTTCCAACTGTACGTGCCTGTTATGAGTCGCTCGGTGTTGTGCACTCAACCTGGAAACCTGTTCCTGGACGCTTCAAAGACCTGATAGCCATGCCCAAGCCAAACATGTATCAGTCGCTCCATACTACGGTGATCGGCCCGGATGGTCAGCGCATTGAGATTCAGATTAGAACCCCAGAGATGCATCGTATTGCTGAGGAGGGGATCGCTGCACATTGGCGTTACAAGGAGGGCGAGGGTGCGCCAACTTTTGATCTGCAGTGGGTCAAGGAGCTTGTTGAAACGCAACAATATCTCAAGAATCCCGATGAGTTTATCCAATCTGTTAAGGGCGAGCTTTATCCTGAAGAGGTATTTATCTTCACGCCAAAGGGGGATCTCGTACGTCTTTCGTCCGGCGCGACCCCAGTTGATTTTGCATACTCGGTTCATACCGATGTTGGCCACCATACGATAGGCGCACGGGTAAACGGGCAGATGGTTTCACTTGAGCATGTGCTTTCAAATGGTGATACCGTTGAGGTTATCACCTCTAAGAACCATGTGCCGAGCAAGGACTGGCTTAAGTTCGTACGCTCTACAAAGGCCAAGCAACGCATAAGAGCCTTCCTTAAGGCCGATGAGAATGTTCGCTCGCTGGCGCTCGGTATAGAGATCCTCTCTAAGGACCTACGCAAGGTCAAACTGAGCGTTAAGAAACTTGAAAAGGATGGTCGACTTCTACAGGTGGCTAACGATCTTGGCCTGAAAACAGAGGGCGAGCTATTCGCCGGTGTTGGGTACGGGCGTATCAGCACTGCAAAGATTATAGCCAAGCTGCTTCCAGAGGGCACCAATGTTGAGGAGAAGTTAACGGCAACAGCTACGCCGATGCAGCGCATCTTCCAGCGCGCAGCACTATCTAGCCGTGAGCGTATCGGTGTGCAGGTCTCCGGTATTGATAATATCCTGGTACGGTTTGCGAAATGCTGCGAACCACTGCCGGGAGATCGGATCGTTGGATTTATCACACATGGGCGCGGCGTAACGGTACATAATGCTGACTGTGGGCAGATACTTAATAGCGATCCGCAGCGGCGTGTGGATGTCAACTGGGATAAGGTCGTAAAAACCTCTCGTCGTGTGCGCATTACGGTTGCATCGCAGGACCAGATGGGACTACTTGCGAATGTGACCCAGGCTATTACCGCAAATGGAGCTAATATTACCAGCGCACAGATCAAGACCGAGCATGGTAGAGCAGCTATTAATTTTGAATTAGTTATCGATGATGCTCAACAGCTGCATAAAATAAAGCGGGCGATTGAAATGGTGCCCGGCGTTATCAAGGTGGAGCGGGTGCGACACCTTTCGCCATCTTCCAGTGCAGACGATATGGAGAATGATGCGTGA
- the miaA gene encoding tRNA (adenosine(37)-N6)-dimethylallyltransferase MiaA, with protein sequence MTIPYKTVAVCGPTAAGKSALSISLARALAAEVVNVDSVQLYKGFDIGSAKLTERERGGVSHHLLDIFEPTTPVNVALFRAAALDAISNISARGKIPLLVGGSGMYLTVLLHGLADVPATPVEIREAIAMLSPEGRYAELSVADPQTAERLNPGDLQRVSRALEIVRVTGKKPSELFAQHNFAPVEVVSLVLVICRPRDELYKRIEARSALMVEGGLVEESRNLLERYGEVSALNTLGYKQACDLLKGKLELKNLAAEISLHTRRFAKRQMTYWRNEPLKRGWLVRPGPQELAQEVTGFESFPARAQSRIKSFRTFALTPAALEQAVKQRLEEPLERTEVWYIVSAETNSN encoded by the coding sequence ATGACTATCCCCTACAAGACCGTCGCGGTGTGTGGACCAACCGCTGCTGGTAAAAGTGCGCTCTCGATATCGCTTGCACGCGCCCTTGCTGCAGAGGTAGTTAACGTTGATTCGGTGCAGCTCTACAAGGGGTTCGATATAGGCTCGGCAAAGCTAACAGAGCGTGAGCGGGGCGGGGTCTCGCACCATCTGCTCGATATCTTTGAGCCCACGACGCCGGTCAACGTGGCGCTTTTTAGAGCTGCGGCGCTTGATGCGATTAGTAACATCTCAGCCCGTGGTAAGATCCCGCTATTAGTTGGGGGTTCTGGGATGTATCTGACGGTTCTGCTGCATGGGTTGGCGGATGTTCCGGCAACTCCTGTAGAGATCCGAGAGGCGATCGCTATGCTTAGTCCAGAGGGGAGGTATGCCGAGCTTTCAGTAGCGGATCCGCAAACTGCAGAGCGTCTTAATCCAGGGGATCTTCAACGCGTTTCGCGAGCACTTGAGATCGTGCGGGTAACGGGCAAAAAGCCGAGCGAGCTATTTGCACAGCATAACTTTGCGCCAGTGGAGGTCGTTTCACTGGTGCTTGTAATCTGTCGACCCCGTGATGAGCTGTATAAACGGATCGAGGCGCGCTCTGCGTTGATGGTAGAGGGGGGGCTAGTTGAGGAGAGCCGCAATCTTCTTGAGCGCTATGGAGAGGTGTCAGCTCTGAATACCCTTGGTTATAAACAGGCCTGCGATCTACTTAAGGGGAAACTTGAGCTTAAGAACCTTGCTGCTGAGATATCGCTGCATACTAGACGGTTCGCCAAGAGGCAGATGACCTACTGGCGTAATGAGCCGCTTAAACGGGGCTGGCTAGTAAGACCGGGTCCTCAGGAGCTGGCACAGGAGGTAACTGGATTTGAATCCTTTCCTGCCCGCGCACAGTCACGCATAAAGAGCTTTCGCACCTTTGCCCTAACGCCAGCTGCCTTAGAGCAGGCTGTTAAGCAGCGGCTAGAGGAGCCTCTGGAGCGGACAGAGGTTTGGTATATCGTTTCTGCGGAAACTAATTCCAACTAA
- the carA gene encoding glutamine-hydrolyzing carbamoyl-phosphate synthase small subunit produces the protein MRSERRQIQEARGEQGYLALADGRIFKGRCFGALRGPSNPVEGEAVFNTSMYGYQEILTDPSYAGQIMSFTYPHIGNVGCNEEDVESSKVYTEGIIVRAAHKTPSNFRATISLPAYLARHGVMGIEGIDTREIVSHLRDNGAQMAVMAGGLDLNPDELVDRAKKLSSMEGRDYVRQVACKEIYTWDAPSWTLKDGNSRRLSQEQLVARPHVVAIDCGIKINILRLLIDVGFRVTVVPAGTTSADIMALRPDGLFLSNGPGDPGTLGYVVKPVQELLGKVPMFGICLGHQILGQALGGSTYKLKFGHRGGNHPVRDETTGKVEITVQNHGFAVYKQGLSKDVFVSHINLNDQTIEGLESKQARIFSVQYHPEASPGPHDSRYLFQRFHDLVLGTE, from the coding sequence ATGAGAAGCGAGAGGAGACAGATACAGGAGGCTAGGGGAGAGCAGGGCTACTTAGCACTTGCAGATGGACGGATCTTTAAGGGGCGCTGCTTCGGCGCGCTGCGCGGGCCCTCTAATCCGGTTGAGGGGGAGGCGGTATTTAACACCTCTATGTACGGCTATCAGGAGATTTTGACGGACCCGAGCTATGCCGGGCAGATTATGTCCTTTACCTATCCGCATATTGGAAATGTTGGATGTAACGAAGAGGATGTTGAGTCTTCAAAGGTATACACCGAGGGTATCATCGTGCGGGCAGCACATAAGACTCCTTCAAATTTTCGCGCAACGATCTCACTTCCTGCCTACTTAGCACGACACGGTGTAATGGGGATTGAGGGGATCGATACGCGCGAGATCGTATCGCACCTGAGGGATAACGGCGCTCAGATGGCGGTCATGGCGGGTGGATTGGATCTAAATCCAGATGAGTTGGTCGATCGTGCCAAGAAGCTCAGCTCTATGGAGGGGCGAGATTACGTACGGCAGGTTGCTTGCAAAGAGATCTATACCTGGGATGCACCCTCCTGGACCCTCAAAGATGGTAATTCACGGCGCTTATCGCAGGAGCAGCTCGTTGCGCGACCGCACGTTGTAGCGATTGATTGCGGCATCAAGATAAATATTTTGCGGCTTCTGATCGATGTTGGATTTCGTGTAACGGTAGTTCCTGCTGGAACTACGTCGGCAGATATTATGGCGCTCAGGCCAGATGGGCTCTTTCTTTCTAACGGCCCTGGAGATCCAGGCACCCTTGGTTATGTGGTAAAGCCTGTGCAGGAGCTGCTCGGTAAGGTACCTATGTTTGGGATCTGCCTTGGCCATCAGATCCTTGGACAGGCGCTTGGTGGAAGCACCTACAAGCTTAAGTTTGGGCATCGTGGTGGTAATCATCCGGTGCGGGACGAGACCACCGGTAAGGTTGAGATTACGGTTCAGAACCACGGCTTTGCGGTTTACAAGCAGGGCTTGTCGAAGGATGTTTTTGTCTCGCATATTAATCTTAACGATCAGACGATTGAGGGCTTAGAGTCCAAGCAGGCTCGCATCTTCTCGGTGCAGTATCATCCTGAAGCCTCACCGGGGCCGCACGATTCGCGCTATCTTTTTCAGAGATTCCATGACCTGGTATTGGGAACTGAGTAG
- the mutL gene encoding DNA mismatch repair endonuclease MutL, whose translation MKIKVLSDTVINQIAAGEVVERPSSVVRELVDNAADAGAKDICVTLEAGGHSRMRVRDDGCGMTRDEAILAFERHATSKVSAIEDLLNLATLGFRGEALASIAAVSKVKLITRSREAEVGTSITFRGGKLIDVQSCAWNEGTEIEVEHLFFNTPARRKFLKSPRAELARIRTWLMQSSLGRFDVRYRLISDGDEVLNLARARSIAERGAQVCAGDLMPVALEEGGISVTGMVGHPGQALADSTGLSILINGRLVSDKLVVRAVREGYDSMLKDREFPVGYISLALLAEDVDVNVHPQKSEVRFRHPNQIFAVVRGAVLAAVRGIRQPMSFAAATVGNMATPPVLIYQGAVVGSPQPLVFEAPRSLEDMVREVFPDPPRSLLASGQPVQRQPSFFKLEAPEGYANPNRYSSPHNTGPFRFSDMRYVGQVLECYLICELNDKLVVLDMHAAHERVNYNKIRRARAEHTLQVQKLLIPEVVQLTEEQVTVIMEQEDALKALAFEVEQLSSDTVRVCGVPGIISHLRPASLIKEFAVEPVIAGWRERLEERIDHMVARIACHASVRSGDTMSRPEAYALFVQLDDAELSAACPHGRPVVTEFSRDGVERWFGRDR comes from the coding sequence ATGAAGATTAAAGTTCTTTCAGATACGGTAATTAATCAGATCGCAGCGGGCGAGGTGGTCGAGCGTCCATCATCGGTTGTGCGCGAGCTGGTAGATAATGCCGCTGATGCTGGCGCTAAGGATATCTGCGTAACCTTAGAGGCTGGAGGTCACAGCCGCATGCGTGTGCGTGATGATGGCTGCGGTATGACCCGTGATGAGGCCATCCTCGCGTTTGAGCGACACGCCACCTCGAAGGTCTCTGCAATCGAGGATCTGCTTAACCTGGCAACGCTCGGATTTCGCGGTGAGGCGCTCGCCTCTATCGCCGCCGTCTCTAAGGTCAAGCTTATAACTAGGAGCCGTGAGGCAGAGGTTGGAACCTCGATTACATTCAGGGGTGGAAAGCTCATAGATGTGCAGAGTTGCGCTTGGAACGAGGGGACCGAGATCGAGGTTGAGCACCTATTTTTTAATACACCTGCACGCAGAAAGTTTCTAAAGTCGCCCCGTGCTGAGCTGGCCCGTATTCGCACCTGGCTAATGCAGTCAAGTTTAGGACGGTTCGACGTACGATACCGATTGATATCGGATGGAGATGAGGTGCTGAACTTAGCACGGGCTAGGAGCATCGCTGAACGGGGAGCGCAGGTGTGCGCTGGGGACCTTATGCCGGTAGCGCTCGAAGAGGGTGGCATCTCGGTAACCGGTATGGTCGGCCATCCTGGGCAGGCGCTAGCTGATTCAACTGGACTTAGCATCCTTATTAATGGACGACTCGTCTCTGACAAATTGGTTGTTAGGGCGGTGCGTGAGGGCTACGACTCGATGTTAAAGGACCGTGAGTTCCCGGTCGGATATATCTCGCTCGCTCTTCTAGCGGAGGACGTCGATGTAAACGTGCACCCGCAGAAAAGTGAGGTCCGTTTCAGGCATCCTAACCAGATCTTTGCTGTGGTTCGTGGGGCGGTGCTGGCTGCGGTGCGGGGTATTCGTCAACCGATGTCGTTTGCTGCCGCTACTGTGGGTAACATGGCTACGCCCCCTGTGTTGATCTATCAGGGAGCAGTTGTAGGGTCACCGCAGCCGCTAGTGTTTGAGGCCCCGCGTTCGCTTGAGGACATGGTAAGGGAGGTTTTTCCTGACCCACCACGCTCCTTACTAGCTTCTGGGCAGCCAGTACAGAGGCAACCCTCCTTCTTTAAGCTTGAAGCGCCAGAGGGCTACGCAAATCCAAACCGTTATAGCAGCCCTCATAATACGGGGCCGTTTCGTTTCTCTGACATGCGCTACGTCGGGCAGGTGCTTGAGTGTTATCTGATCTGCGAATTAAACGACAAACTGGTAGTGCTTGATATGCACGCGGCACATGAGCGGGTCAATTATAATAAGATCCGACGCGCACGAGCAGAGCACACCCTGCAGGTACAGAAGCTCCTTATTCCGGAGGTTGTGCAGCTTACAGAGGAGCAGGTTACGGTGATTATGGAGCAGGAGGATGCGCTTAAGGCCCTCGCGTTTGAGGTAGAGCAGCTCTCTAGTGATACCGTTCGGGTGTGTGGAGTGCCGGGAATAATTTCACACCTTCGTCCAGCGAGTCTGATTAAGGAGTTCGCAGTTGAGCCGGTTATCGCTGGGTGGCGTGAGCGGCTTGAGGAGCGGATCGATCATATGGTGGCCCGTATCGCCTGTCACGCCAGCGTTCGCTCAGGTGATACGATGTCGCGTCCAGAGGCGTATGCGCTCTTTGTGCAGTTAGATGATGCAGAACTTTCCGCGGCCTGTCCGCACGGCAGGCCGGTGGTGACAGAATTTAGTCGTGATGGCGTAGAGCGGTGGTTCGGAAGGGACCGTTAG
- a CDS encoding trypsin-like peptidase domain-containing protein, with protein sequence MKRLLLTLALIFFTAPSLYAAPSVVASRTQDEQSTIDTYKRANQSVVFITTRTFVVDSFTFFDELKPQEGTGTGTIVDVQRGIVLTNLHVIEGALESGGSVEIMLPNGHNSKAKLLGFDVESDIAVLQLSEIPKSIVALPYGDSSRLEVGQRVLAIGNPFGLYRSLTAGIISSLDRTMKTPRGALLKDLIQTDASINPGNSGGPLLDSEGRLIGINTAILSQSGDSAGIGFAVPINSIKRILPELISTGKVKRPRMGWQLVDTDQGPMALRTMADGAAELGGIKAVERELSERGFVRGYQRDIEGADLIYKVNRERVHNRDEVEDSIRRSARLESIRFTLRRGGMYGKEREISIVPKWE encoded by the coding sequence GTGAAGAGGTTGCTTCTGACGCTTGCACTAATCTTTTTTACTGCGCCGTCACTATACGCAGCCCCTTCTGTAGTTGCATCCCGTACGCAGGATGAGCAAAGTACTATCGACACTTACAAGCGTGCTAATCAGTCGGTGGTCTTTATTACCACCCGTACGTTCGTAGTTGATTCATTTACGTTCTTTGATGAGCTTAAGCCGCAAGAGGGAACTGGCACTGGAACTATAGTCGATGTGCAACGTGGTATAGTACTTACGAACCTGCATGTAATCGAGGGCGCGTTGGAGTCTGGGGGCAGCGTTGAGATTATGCTCCCTAATGGACACAACAGTAAGGCGAAGCTGCTTGGTTTTGATGTAGAGAGCGATATCGCTGTGTTGCAGCTCTCAGAGATCCCGAAGAGTATCGTGGCGCTGCCATACGGTGATTCATCGCGGCTTGAGGTTGGTCAACGGGTGCTCGCCATCGGAAATCCGTTCGGGCTTTATCGCAGTTTGACAGCCGGAATTATCTCCTCACTCGATCGAACCATGAAGACCCCGAGGGGCGCACTTTTAAAGGATCTGATTCAGACCGACGCTTCGATTAATCCGGGGAATTCCGGTGGCCCGTTACTTGATTCTGAGGGGAGGTTAATCGGAATAAATACGGCTATCTTAAGTCAATCTGGAGATTCTGCCGGGATCGGATTCGCAGTACCGATTAATAGCATAAAACGCATCCTGCCTGAACTAATATCGACCGGAAAGGTCAAGCGCCCCCGCATGGGATGGCAGTTAGTTGATACCGATCAAGGTCCTATGGCGCTCAGAACGATGGCAGATGGGGCGGCTGAGCTGGGGGGTATTAAAGCCGTTGAACGGGAGCTAAGTGAGAGGGGCTTCGTGCGGGGATATCAACGCGATATAGAGGGGGCGGACCTTATTTATAAAGTAAATAGAGAAAGAGTTCACAATCGAGATGAGGTGGAGGATAGTATCCGTCGATCGGCACGCTTAGAGAGTATCCGCTTTACTCTGCGGCGTGGGGGCATGTACGGGAAGGAGCGAGAGATATCAATCGTTCCGAAGTGGGAATAG